GATAAAGTCTTGTGAGTGCTGCCATAATTCTCTTTTTTTTGCTAAATTTATAAAAATTTCCATTGTTAATTGAAATGGTTTTTTATATTTGTAATTCAATATTAAACTTAAATACATAATTATTATGAAAAAAATTACTTTAATGTTAGCTCTTGCAATTGGAGCAACAACTTTTGCACAAACAGATTTAGCTTACACAGACGGTTCTATCGATAGTGGTGTGTTATGCGATAACGCTGCACCTGGTGCTATTGACGGAAGTTACTCTTTCGTATTAGGAGATTTCGGTGTTGACGCTTCTATGGATTTCTTAATTTCTGAAGTTCGTTTTTATGCTTCTGCATTAAACAATGCTCCTGCAGCTGGTTTAGATGCTGTTGTAAATGTTTACACAACTGATGCACCTTACCCAACTGGAACATTAACTTTAGTTGAGTCTGCTATTCAAAATATGGCTCCTGGAACTGAAGGAACTATTTACATGGTAGCAATGAACGCTCAAGTACCTGGAGATTCTGAGGTTGTTGTTGAAGTTCAATTCCCAGATGATGGTGTAACTATCGCTGCTATTGGAACTAACGAAACAGGAACTGGTATTTCATGGGTAAACGGATGTGGTATCGCTGGTCCAGTTGATTTAGCTGACTTCCTTCCAAATGACTGGGAAATTCAAGCAACTGGAGATTCAGTATTAGGTGTTAACGATAATATTGCTGATGCAGTATCTATCTTCCCTAACCCTGCAACAGACGTTATCAACGTACGTGTACCATCTAACGTAACTATCGAAGGTGTATCTGTATACGATATTTTAGGTAAAGATACTGGTGCTCGTTTAGAGAACGGAACTATCAATACTTCAAACTTCGCTAGAGGTGTTTACATGTTAAATGTAAGAACTTCTGCTGGTTCAATTACTGAGAAAATCATCAAGCAGTAAGCTCGATGTAATATCAAATACATTATAAGAAAGTCCTGCAATTTGCAGGACTTTTTTTTTGCCTATATTTAATGAGTAAATCATTAACTAAAACAATATGAAAAACTATGTACTTGTACTCATGTGCGCTCTGGGAATGATTTCTCTTAATGCGCAAAACACTGGGGAGCTTGGTGTTCTCTTAGATCGCTTAGACAGCTATTCAGATTCACCACTGTCTATAGATATGGTGATTTCTTCTAAGTTTAACGCAGAAGAACAAACCATTTTATTTAATCACCTTACTACACAGGCCGAGAATGCAGCAACAACTGTTTCTTTTGGAGCCAACAGAAATCCAAGTGTATATTCTGTACTTAATGTGAGAGGGGATGATGTATTTGGAACTATGGCTGGTGATCCACCGTTCTCTATTGATCCCATAGTAGACCCTTTTCCAATAACCTGTTTTGCAGACGATTTTGACGCTGCAGGAGTATTGTATGCAATGGAATTTCTAAACGATGTAAATGATGATCCATTAAGTAGGAATATTGTGACTATAGACCCTACAGACGGTACAGTAGCTGTTATTGGTGATGCACTTGGAATTCTCAATGGCGAGACGCCAACAGGTATGGCATTCGACTTTACATCGAATACCATGTATGTTTCTTCTGCTACACGTCTATTTACATTAGACACGGGTACAGGGGCGCTTACAGAAGTAGGTTCGTTTGGAGTTGCTGGAAGTATGATTTGGTTGGTAATAGACAACGACGGTAACGCTTGGGGTGCAAATATTACTGATGACTTATTTTATTCTATCGATCTATTATCTGGAGGCGCAATAGATGTTGGTCCGTTAGGAATTGATATTGGCTTTGCACAAGAGGCAACCATAGATCCTGAAACAAATATTCTCTATATGGCTGCTTATACTGGTGGAGGTACAGGTGGTGTGCATACTGTAGATATGACCACAGGAGCTGCGACTCTAGTTGGTGATACTGGACCGTTAGATGCCGAATTTGGAATGTTCTCAGTTGCTGGTGTTCCTGCAACTGCTGGAGTAGGTGAAAACCAGATTAGTCAAGTAGCTATATTTCCAAATCCTGCTTCGGAAATAGTAAACATAAAAACTCCTGGATCTATCGAAGTACAAAATGCTGTGCTTTATGATGTTTTAGGCAAGGATACAGGAGCTCGATTGGTAAATGGTAGCATGAGTGTTTCACATTTACCTAGAGGGGTTTATTTGCTTAACCTTAAAACATCTGCAGGTACGATTACAGAAAAGATAGTGAAGCAATAATTTAGAACACAATTAAATAAAAAAAGCCTTACAGTTTCTGTAAGGCTTTTTTAGTTCAATATAATTAAGGTTTCTTATCCATTCATAGAGATAAGAAACTCTTCATTATTTTTAGTTTGTCTAAATCTGTCATTTATAAACTCCATTGCTTCTACAGGGTTCATATCTGCCAAGTACTTTCGCATCACCCACATACGTTGAATGGTCTTTTCGTCAAGTAACAAGTCGTCTCGACGTGTACTAGAAGAAGTAAGGTCGATCGCTGGGAAAATACGACGGTTCGATATTTTACGATCCAATTGTAATTCCATGTTACCTGTTCCTTTAAATTCTTCAAAAATTACTTCGTCCATCTTACTTCCAGTTTCAGTAAGCGCTGTAGCAATGATACTTAAAGATCCACCATTTTCAATATTACGAGCAGCACCAAAGAATCGTTTTGGTTTGTTTAGTGCATTAGCGTCTACACCTCCAGAAAGAATTTTTCCGCTGGCAGGTTGAACGGTGTTGTACGCACGAGCTAAACGTGTAATAGAGTCTAATAGAATAACTACATCATGACCGCACTCTACGAGTCGTTTGGCTTTCTCTATAACCAAATTAGCAATACGCACATGCTCAGAAGGCTCTTTGTCGAACGTAGAGGCTATAACTTCACCTTGCACATTACGTTGCATGTCTGTTACTTCTTCTGGACGCTCATCAATTAAAAGAATCATTTGGTATACTTCTGGATGATTTGCTGCAATTGCATTCGCAATATCTTTAAGCAACATTGTTTTACCAGTTTTAGGTTGCGAAACAATCATACCTCGTTGTCCTTTACCTATTGGCGCAAATAAATCGATAATACGTGTAGAAATGGTGTTTTGCTTATCTGCAAGATTAAATTTCTCTTGCGGGAAAAGTGGTGTAAGGTGTTCGAAAGAAACACGGTCACGCACCACGTTCGGATTAAGCCCATTAATTTTGTTTACCTTAATAAGAGGAAAATATTTTTCACCTTCTTTTGGAGGTCGTACTTCTCCTAATACAGTATCTCCTGTTTTTAGACCAAACAGTCTAATTTGAGATTGTGAAACATAAATATCGTCTGGAGATGATAAGTAATTATAATCGCTTGAACGCAAGAAACCGTAGCCGTCTTGCATGATATCTAAAACTCCTTCGCTTTCTATAATCCCATCAAATTCGTAGTCGGGCTCCTTGTATCTATTGCGAGTGTCTTTATTACCGTTGTTTTTGTGCTGATTGCCGTTATTACGGTTGTTGCGATTGTCGTTTCGGTTATTCTTGTTGTTGTCTTTTTGATTGCGCTGCCTTTTGTCATTAGAGTCACGAGAGTCGCGCTTGTCATTTTTGTCATTAGACTGCTTAGTGTCGTTATTTTGCTTCTGGTTAGAAGATTTATGGGTATCGTCCTTCTTAGATTCTGAGCGATGTGTGTTCTTTCGCGAATCTGCGTTCTTAGTTTCTTCGGAAACTTTAGTGTCTTTAGACTGGTCCCTATTGTTGTTTCTAGGCGCACGAGGTTTTGGCGCACGCGCTTGTTTCTCTTCTTTAGGTTTAGAAGGAGCTGAAGTTGATGTTTTTTCTTCCTGTACCACTGCCTTTACCACATTAGGGTTAGCGGCTTGGTAATCTAATATTTGATATACTAAATCTAATTTTTTTAAGCTTCTGTACTTAGGTACGCTTAGTGTTTTTGCAAGTTCTTGAAGTTCAGGTAACTTCTTTGCCTTTAATTCTGAAATTTCTAACATGTAGTATGTGAATAATGTTTAGTTGATTTTGAAAAATCGTTTCTTTTTTGAAGATGTTATTCTTGAAAATAATTTGAAGACTAAGTAACCTTTTTTGAGATGGTTACGAATAGATGTTACAATAATACGACAATAATTTAAATTGAAGGCTTAAAAATTTCAAAAAGAAACCCTATTTTTGCTACCGCTTTATAGCCTAGTTATGTTACAACGTATTCAAACCGTTTATATTTTTGTTTCTGCCTTAGTAATGGCAGGGCTTTATGTTTGGTTTCCGAACATAACAGATGAAGCAGGTACTGTAGTTATTGCAAGAGATGAATATTTGGTTTTCGGACTTGTATTTGTGTCTATTGCTTTGGCTGTGATTTCAATTTTGAGTTTTAAAAAGCGGCAGTTACAGTTTGTACTCAACCGTTTAAACATCATATCTAACTTTGTATTACTGGGAGTTTTCGTATACAGGTCACTAAAGATATCCGGAGAAACGTTGGTTTCTGAGAAGGGTATTGGGGTGTTACTTCCTATCATCTCTATCGTTTTATTAGTGTTGGCCAATAAGGCCATCAAAAAGGATGAAGATCTCGTAAAATCTGTTGACCGTTTACGCTAAACTATTGCTTAGTATTATTAGTGCAGAACCCTTGAAGAATGCCATCTTCAAGGGTTTTTTTGTTATAACCAATCTAAAACTATCGAGCGAGCTCAATAACTTCTAAATTCTTTATTTCTCTCCCGTCAATTTCAAAACGAAGCATTGTACGTACTTTATGAAATCCGTGTTTACCAATAGCCCCAGGATTCATATGTAGGAGGTTTAACTTCTTGTCTGGCATTACCTTTAAAATATGAGAATGTCCCGTAATAAAGAGGCGAGGAGTGTTAATTTTTAAGGCTTCGCGTATGCGTTTATTATAATGTCCTGGGTAGCCACCAATATGGGTAATCCACACAGATACTTTTTCACACATAAATTTATTGTCTAAAGGGAATTCTGTTCTTGCTTCGGCAGTATCTATATTACCGTAAACAGCTCTAAGTGGTCGTAGACTCTTTAATGTATCTGTAACTTTTAAATCGCCAATGTCACCTGCATGCCATACCTCATCGGCTTGCTTCACATATTTTAATACCATATCGTCAATAAAACTATGGGTGTCGCTAAGGAGTAAAATTTTGGTCAAGTAATTCTTTTCAACAAAGATAATTTTATTTTGCTGCTCTTCAACTAACATTAAGAAATCTCCAAGCTTCGGTCTTTAATCATTTTGTATTTTTGCTGAAATTTTAATTCTCAAGATTGCGTTACTTTTTTGAAATAGCCTACAACGGAACAAACTATCATGGTTGGCAAATTCAGCCAGAAGCTATAAGTGTGCAAGGTGTTTTGGAACAAACGCTATCCACATTTTTTAGAACCGACATAAAAATTATTGGGGCAGGAAGAACAGACACAGGTGTACACGCCAAACAAATATTTGCGCATACAGACATAGATGCCATTTCGAATATTGAGGAGACAAAGTTTAAACTAAACTCATTTTTGCCAAAGGATATTTCCGTAGAGAGCATTCGGCAGGTGAATGATACGGCTCATGCTAGATTTGATGCTACCGAAAGAGAATACCAGTACTTTATTGCGTTGCGTAAAGATCCATTTCAGCAAGAATTGGCCTACCAAATTTATCAAACACCTAATGTTGACTTAATGAACGAGGCGGCTAAAATCCTATTAGGCTATAGTGATTTTCAATGCTTTTCACGTTCTAACACCGACGTAAAGACTTACCTTTGTGATATTACCAAGGCGGTGTGGGAAATAGATCAGAAAGGGTTGCGTTTCACTATAACTGCCAATCGTTTTTTGCGAAATATGGTACGAGCGATTGTAGGAACACTCTTAGACGTAGGTTTCGGTAAGACAAGCTTGGCAGAATTGCATGAGATTATTGCTAGTAAAGACAGAAAAAATGCAGGAGCTTCGGCACCAGCACACGGTCTTTACCTAACAAAAGTGACGTATCCTAATACAATTTTTATAAAAAATTAAAAGCCCCAACTAGACACAACTATGGCCAAAGATTCAGGTAAGGCATTCGATTTTAAATTATTTAGAAGGCTGTTGGCATTTACCAACACATACCGTCTTACCTTCTACTTTGTAGCGTTCGCAGCTATTGCTATGTCTGGATTGGCAGTGCTAACCCCACATCTATTGCAACAGGCTATAGACAATGCCCTTTTTAATAAAGACTTGCCGTTGTTACAATACTATCTAATGGCAATGTTGGCAGTACTGTTATTGGAAGTATTGTTTCAGTTTTCGTTTATTTTTTACGCTAATTGGCTTGGGCAAAATGTAATTAAAGATATTAGAGTAAAGCTCTTTAAGCTTATGACCAGCTTTAAGATGCAGTACTACGATAAAAGTGCTGTGGGACGCCTAACAACACGCGCGGTAAACGATATTGAAACCATCTCATCTATTTTTAGTCAAGGACTTTTTATGATTATAAGTGACTTGCTAAAAATGGCTGCCATTGCTGGATTTATGCTGTATAAAAGCTGGCGTCTGTCATTGATTATTTTTGCAGTACTCCCTCTTATTTTGTATGCTACACGCGTGTTTCAGCGAGCCATGAAGGTGGCATTTGAAGAGGTTAGAAATCAAGTGGCAAACCTAAATTCTTTTGTTCAGGAGCGAATAACAGGAATGAAGATTGTTCAGATTTTTACAAGAGAAGCTACCGAGCACAAGCGATTTAATGAAATTAATCAGAAACACAAAAAGGCTTGGGTAAAAACAGTTTGGTACAACTCTATCTTTTTTCCTATTGCTGAAATGGCCTCGAGTATTGCTATAGGTCTTGTGGTTTGGTATGGTGGTTTAAATGCAGCCGAAGGTGGAGTGATTACATTGGGAATAGTAACTGCCTTCATTCAGTATTCTCAAATGTTATTTAGGCCGTTACGCCAAATTGCAGATAAGTTTAATACGTTGCAAATGGGTATGGTTGCTGCCAACCGTGTTTTCGGAATTTTAGATACAGAGTCGCATATCTCTAACAAAGGAACCGAACTATTAACCAACGCTAAGGGCTCTATTTCTTTCAAGAATGTGCGTTTTGGCTACAATGAAAACGAAGAGGTAATTAAAGATATTTCTTTTGAAGTCTATCCTGGAGAAACGGTTGCTATAGTTGGAGCTACTGGAGCCGGGAAATCTACAATTATTAATTTGTTAAATCGATTTTACGAAATTAACAGCGGGACAATTTCGATAGATAAAACCGATATAAAAGAGTATACCATAACTTCATTAAGAAGTCAGATTGCGGTGGTGCTACAAGATGTATTTTTATTTGCAGATACTATTTTAAACAATATCACGCTAAATGATGCGACCATTTCCGAAGAAGAAGTAATTGCTGCAGCAAAAGAAATAGGCGTACATAAATTTATAAAATCATTGCCTAATGGGTACCACTACAATGTAAAGGAACGCGGGAGTATGCTTTCTTCTGGTCAGCGCC
This Rasiella rasia DNA region includes the following protein-coding sequences:
- a CDS encoding T9SS type A sorting domain-containing protein; this translates as MKNYVLVLMCALGMISLNAQNTGELGVLLDRLDSYSDSPLSIDMVISSKFNAEEQTILFNHLTTQAENAATTVSFGANRNPSVYSVLNVRGDDVFGTMAGDPPFSIDPIVDPFPITCFADDFDAAGVLYAMEFLNDVNDDPLSRNIVTIDPTDGTVAVIGDALGILNGETPTGMAFDFTSNTMYVSSATRLFTLDTGTGALTEVGSFGVAGSMIWLVIDNDGNAWGANITDDLFYSIDLLSGGAIDVGPLGIDIGFAQEATIDPETNILYMAAYTGGGTGGVHTVDMTTGAATLVGDTGPLDAEFGMFSVAGVPATAGVGENQISQVAIFPNPASEIVNIKTPGSIEVQNAVLYDVLGKDTGARLVNGSMSVSHLPRGVYLLNLKTSAGTITEKIVKQ
- a CDS encoding metallophosphoesterase family protein, with protein sequence MTKILLLSDTHSFIDDMVLKYVKQADEVWHAGDIGDLKVTDTLKSLRPLRAVYGNIDTAEARTEFPLDNKFMCEKVSVWITHIGGYPGHYNKRIREALKINTPRLFITGHSHILKVMPDKKLNLLHMNPGAIGKHGFHKVRTMLRFEIDGREIKNLEVIELAR
- the rho gene encoding transcription termination factor Rho, with the protein product MLEISELKAKKLPELQELAKTLSVPKYRSLKKLDLVYQILDYQAANPNVVKAVVQEEKTSTSAPSKPKEEKQARAPKPRAPRNNNRDQSKDTKVSEETKNADSRKNTHRSESKKDDTHKSSNQKQNNDTKQSNDKNDKRDSRDSNDKRQRNQKDNNKNNRNDNRNNRNNGNQHKNNGNKDTRNRYKEPDYEFDGIIESEGVLDIMQDGYGFLRSSDYNYLSSPDDIYVSQSQIRLFGLKTGDTVLGEVRPPKEGEKYFPLIKVNKINGLNPNVVRDRVSFEHLTPLFPQEKFNLADKQNTISTRIIDLFAPIGKGQRGMIVSQPKTGKTMLLKDIANAIAANHPEVYQMILLIDERPEEVTDMQRNVQGEVIASTFDKEPSEHVRIANLVIEKAKRLVECGHDVVILLDSITRLARAYNTVQPASGKILSGGVDANALNKPKRFFGAARNIENGGSLSIIATALTETGSKMDEVIFEEFKGTGNMELQLDRKISNRRIFPAIDLTSSSTRRDDLLLDEKTIQRMWVMRKYLADMNPVEAMEFINDRFRQTKNNEEFLISMNG
- a CDS encoding T9SS type A sorting domain-containing protein, producing the protein MKKITLMLALAIGATTFAQTDLAYTDGSIDSGVLCDNAAPGAIDGSYSFVLGDFGVDASMDFLISEVRFYASALNNAPAAGLDAVVNVYTTDAPYPTGTLTLVESAIQNMAPGTEGTIYMVAMNAQVPGDSEVVVEVQFPDDGVTIAAIGTNETGTGISWVNGCGIAGPVDLADFLPNDWEIQATGDSVLGVNDNIADAVSIFPNPATDVINVRVPSNVTIEGVSVYDILGKDTGARLENGTINTSNFARGVYMLNVRTSAGSITEKIIKQ
- a CDS encoding DUF4293 domain-containing protein; this encodes MLQRIQTVYIFVSALVMAGLYVWFPNITDEAGTVVIARDEYLVFGLVFVSIALAVISILSFKKRQLQFVLNRLNIISNFVLLGVFVYRSLKISGETLVSEKGIGVLLPIISIVLLVLANKAIKKDEDLVKSVDRLR
- the truA gene encoding tRNA pseudouridine(38-40) synthase TruA, with amino-acid sequence MRYFFEIAYNGTNYHGWQIQPEAISVQGVLEQTLSTFFRTDIKIIGAGRTDTGVHAKQIFAHTDIDAISNIEETKFKLNSFLPKDISVESIRQVNDTAHARFDATEREYQYFIALRKDPFQQELAYQIYQTPNVDLMNEAAKILLGYSDFQCFSRSNTDVKTYLCDITKAVWEIDQKGLRFTITANRFLRNMVRAIVGTLLDVGFGKTSLAELHEIIASKDRKNAGASAPAHGLYLTKVTYPNTIFIKN
- a CDS encoding ABC transporter ATP-binding protein, whose protein sequence is MAKDSGKAFDFKLFRRLLAFTNTYRLTFYFVAFAAIAMSGLAVLTPHLLQQAIDNALFNKDLPLLQYYLMAMLAVLLLEVLFQFSFIFYANWLGQNVIKDIRVKLFKLMTSFKMQYYDKSAVGRLTTRAVNDIETISSIFSQGLFMIISDLLKMAAIAGFMLYKSWRLSLIIFAVLPLILYATRVFQRAMKVAFEEVRNQVANLNSFVQERITGMKIVQIFTREATEHKRFNEINQKHKKAWVKTVWYNSIFFPIAEMASSIAIGLVVWYGGLNAAEGGVITLGIVTAFIQYSQMLFRPLRQIADKFNTLQMGMVAANRVFGILDTESHISNKGTELLTNAKGSISFKNVRFGYNENEEVIKDISFEVYPGETVAIVGATGAGKSTIINLLNRFYEINSGTISIDKTDIKEYTITSLRSQIAVVLQDVFLFADTILNNITLNDATISEEEVIAAAKEIGVHKFIKSLPNGYHYNVKERGSMLSSGQRQLIAFLRAYVSNPSILILDEATSSIDTYSEEMIQAATDKITEGRTSIVIAHRLATIKKADKILVMDAGKIVESGTHKELLALPNGYYKNLYEVQFMIEEAI